In Aquabacterium sp. OR-4, the following proteins share a genomic window:
- a CDS encoding amidohydrolase family protein yields MPRPALAAEPVRTWIVGATVLSPERGDEGQRLNVLIEGERIAAVTPTLPADAARTAQIVEAGGQVLIPGLIDSHVHLASVPGFNPVMAFTHPLITRDYRAQMPRSFLRYGYTTLVDLVPTSRDVLDDFMAAPAHPDLLHCGALPLWGGYPSHYAPWLLRGWVFPNAVAPSEPGSKRSPQAAVARAQAEGARCVKTFFERGFGPDRNLPVPDAALFGQIVQAARAAGMPVLLHASSVEAQRFGVAGGADILVHGLWNWQPDGASGTLPAPARELLDQIAERRIGFMPTLQVLGGLSLLFEPGYLDRPELRRVLPASLLEWLRSPAGQWFKNELAGGQPDAVMRGRFDAALRRGAEATRYLAQPARGARFLFGSDTPSGPTPGNLPGLNGYLEMQRLAAAGLSLRQIFEAATLHNAQAFGLAAQVGSIEVGKRANLLLLASSPLLSVQAYDQIQSVWIGGRRLAPSSLEAQP; encoded by the coding sequence GTGCCCCGCCCTGCCCTGGCGGCCGAGCCGGTGCGCACCTGGATCGTTGGCGCCACCGTGCTGTCGCCCGAACGCGGCGACGAAGGCCAGCGCCTGAACGTGCTGATCGAGGGCGAGCGCATTGCCGCCGTCACGCCCACGCTGCCGGCCGACGCGGCGCGCACGGCGCAGATCGTCGAGGCCGGCGGCCAGGTGCTGATCCCGGGCCTGATCGACAGCCATGTGCACCTGGCCAGCGTGCCGGGCTTCAACCCGGTGATGGCCTTCACCCACCCGCTGATCACGCGCGACTACCGGGCGCAGATGCCGCGCTCGTTTCTGCGCTATGGCTACACCACGCTGGTCGACCTGGTGCCCACCAGCCGCGATGTGCTGGACGACTTCATGGCCGCGCCGGCCCACCCCGACCTGCTGCACTGCGGCGCGCTGCCGCTGTGGGGTGGCTACCCCTCGCACTACGCGCCCTGGCTGCTGCGCGGCTGGGTGTTTCCGAACGCGGTGGCGCCGTCCGAGCCGGGCAGCAAGCGCTCGCCGCAGGCGGCGGTGGCGCGGGCCCAGGCCGAGGGCGCGCGCTGCGTGAAAACCTTCTTCGAGCGTGGTTTCGGCCCCGACCGCAACCTGCCGGTGCCCGATGCGGCGCTGTTCGGGCAGATCGTGCAGGCCGCGCGCGCCGCCGGCATGCCGGTGCTGCTGCATGCCAGCTCGGTGGAGGCGCAGCGCTTCGGCGTGGCCGGGGGCGCCGACATCCTGGTGCATGGCCTGTGGAACTGGCAGCCAGATGGCGCCTCGGGCACGCTGCCGGCGCCGGCGCGCGAACTGCTCGACCAGATTGCCGAGCGCCGCATCGGCTTCATGCCCACGCTGCAGGTGCTGGGCGGCCTGAGCCTGCTGTTCGAGCCCGGCTATCTTGATCGGCCCGAGCTGCGCCGGGTGCTGCCGGCATCGCTGCTCGAGTGGCTGCGCAGCCCGGCCGGCCAGTGGTTCAAGAACGAGCTGGCCGGCGGCCAGCCCGATGCGGTGATGCGCGGGCGCTTCGACGCCGCGCTGCGCCGCGGCGCCGAGGCCACCCGCTACCTGGCCCAGCCGGCGCGCGGCGCGCGCTTCTTGTTTGGCTCCGACACGCCCTCGGGCCCCACGCCCGGCAACCTGCCGGGCCTGAACGGCTACCTCGAGATGCAGCGCCTGGCCGCCGCCGGCCTGAGCCTGCGCCAGATCTTCGAGGCCGCCACGCTGCACAACGCCCAGGCCTTCGGGCTGGCCGCCCAGGTGGGCAGCATCGAGGTGGGCAAGCGCGCCAACCTGCTGCTGCTGGCCAGCTCGCCGCTGCTGAGCGTGCAGGCCTACGACC